The proteins below are encoded in one region of Centropristis striata isolate RG_2023a ecotype Rhode Island chromosome 12, C.striata_1.0, whole genome shotgun sequence:
- the LOC131981899 gene encoding protocadherin gamma-C5-like: MGNNSDGPGMTKTIGYRDWRWQALWWHHFFLLWTTINGQTRYSIPEELKQGSVVGNLAKDLGLGLSEVFDRKLRVASEAGKEYFSVDAGKGELVVNDRIDREALCGQSASCVLTLQVVIDKPLQLHRVEVEIQDINDNSPRFPKQDITLQIAESTAAGARFPLETAQDLDVGVNSVRSYTLSKDDFFSLKIKDVSGGRKVPELVLSKSLDRENKPIHRLQLTAIDGGNPVKSGTSQISINVLDNNDNFPIFEKNIYKVSISENSVEGASIIKLTAKDTDEGPNGEVEYSFGIHTPDNVLSVFDIDSLTGEIRLIGKLDFETNANYELDICARDKGTPRMEGHCTVHIEVLDINDNAPNIFLTSQPNSVPEDAPSGTVVALISARDLDSGENGKVKLQLPKNSPFNLKPSFSDNYALVTRGALDREKFAEYDIEITATDLGSPSLSTKKTVHVTITDVNDNPPVFSQPTYAVYLKENGVAGSILYSVSASDLDFGENAKLSYSILDSKVQDVSVSSYVYINSDNGSIYSMHSFDYEKLKVFQIQVQAKDQGSPSLSSNATVHVFILDQNDNAPAVIYPSSAALGSLSHQRMPRSAKAGHLVTKVTAVDADSGHNAWISYKLAEATDASLFTVNLYTGEVRTKRAVSEQDDSSQRLLIEIKDDGEPVQSATVTVSILLEDGLHEPILDLRQKAAEPSKKTGRITLYLILSLASVSVLSLVTFLILAVKCMRSSTSSGSCCMRRSDCDDYKNPNRNLQIQLNTDGPIKYVEVLGGDMLSQSQSFRSCMSPMSEYSDFTLIKPSSTTDFKEVISVLDASLPDSTWTFESQQVSSKQ; the protein is encoded by the coding sequence ATGGGGAATAATTCTGACGGACCGGGGATGACAAAGACAATAGGATACCGAGACTGGAGATGGCAGGCGCTTTGGTGGCATCATTTCTTTCTGTTGTGGACTACAATAAACGGACAGACTCGTTACAGCATCCCGGAGGAACTAAAACAGGGCTCTGTGGTAGGAAATCTAGCCAAAGATCTGGGGTTGGGATTGTCTGAGGTTTTTGACCGTAAGCTACGTGTCGCATCAGAAGCTGGAAAGGAGTATTTCAGCGTGGATGCGGGGAAGGGCGAGCTGGTGgtgaatgacagaatagacagaGAGGCTTTATGTGGACAAAGCGCCAGCTGTGTGTTGACTCTGCAAGTAGTCATTGATAAACCGTTACAATTGCACCGAGTTGAGGTAGAAATACAAGATATTAATGATAATTCTCCAAGATTTCCAAAGCAAGATATAACATTACAAATAGCAGAGTCGACAGCAGCAGGGGCACGTTTTCCTTTGGAGACCGCGCAAGATCTTGATGTTGGAGTGAATTCAGTGCGCTCCTATACTTTGAgtaaagatgatttttttagtttaaagaTTAAAGATGTGTCCGGTGGAAGGAAAGTCCCAGAGCTAGTCCTGTCTAAATCTCTTGACAGAGAAAATAAACCTATTCATCGACTTCAACTAACAGCTATCGATGGGGGAAACCCAGTGAAATCAGGAACCTCACAGATTAGCATAAATGTGCTTGATAATAACGACAATTTTCCTATATTtgagaaaaatatttacaaagttTCTATAAGCGAAAATAGTGTAGAAGGTGCATCTATTATAAAACTTACAGCTAAAGACACTGATGAAGGTCCTAATGGAGAAGTAGAGTATTCATTTGGAATACACACACCGGATAATGTCCTATCCGTGTTTGATATTGATTCATTAACCGGAGAAATACGTCTTATAGGGAAATTAGATTTCGAAACAAATGCAAATTATGAATTAGACATTTGCGCAAGAGACAAAGGAACTCCGAGAATGGAGGGACATTGCACTGTCCATATTGAAGTGTTGGATATTAACGATAATGCTCCAAATATATTTCTGACCTCCCAACCAAACTCTGTGCCTGAAGACGCACCAAGTGGTACAGTAGTAGCTTTAATCAGTGCTCGAGACCTTGACTCTGGTGAAAACGGTAAAGTGAAATTACAACTCCCTAAGAATTCTCCTTTTAATCTGAAACCCTCTTTTTCTGACAATTACGCACTGGTGACCAGAGGCGCTTTAGACCGGGAGAAATTCGCAGAATATGACATTGAAATTACAGCCACTGATTTAGGCTCTCCTTCTCTGTCGACTAAGAAGACTGTACATGTCACTATAACTGATGTGAATGACAACCCACCTGTGTTTTCTCAGCCTACTTATGCTGTGTATTTAAAAGAGAATGGGGTTGCAGGCTCTATACTGTATTCAGTATCAGCATCTGATCTGGATTTTGGTGAAAACGCCAAACTCTCTTACTCTATACTGGACTCTAAAGTGCAGGACGTGTCTGTCTCCTCTTATGTTTACATTAACTCAGATAACGGCAGCATCTACAGCATGCACTCGTTTGACTATGAGAAACTGAAGGTGTTTCAGATTCAGGTTCAGGCAAAGGATCAGGGCTCTCCGTCTCTCAGCAGCAACGCCACCGTCCATGTTTTTATCCTGGACCAGAACGACAATGCCCCCGCTGTTATTTACCCCTCCTCCGCTGCCCTGGGCTCCCTCTCTCATCAGAGGATGCCCCGCTCCGCTAAAGCAGGTCACCTGGTTACTAAGGTGACGGCCGTGGACGCTGACTCGGGCCATAACGCCTGGATCTCCTACAAACTGGCGGAGGCCACAGACGCCTCTCTGTTCACTGTCAATCTGTACACAGGGGAGGTGAGGACTAAACGCGCTGTGTCCGAGCAGGACGACTCCTCTCAGAGGCTGCTTATAGAGATCAAGGACGACGGGGAACCGGTCCAGTCCGCCACCGTCACGGTGTCCATCCTGCTGGAGGACGGCCTCCACGAGCCCATCTTAGACCTCCGACAGAAAGCGGCCGAGCCCAGCAAGAAAACTGGCAGAATCACCCTTTATTTGATTCTGTCTCTGGCCTCGGTGTCCGTGCTGTCTCTGGTGACTTTTCTCATCTTAGCGGTTAAATGCATGAGGAGCAGCACAAGCAGCGGTAGTTGCTGCATGAGACGGAGCGACTGTGATGATTACAAGAACCCCAACAGAAACCTGCAGATCCAGCTCAACACTGATGGACCTATAAAGTACGTGGAGGTCCTGGGAGGAGACATGTTGTCTCAGAGTCAGTCCTTCAGGTCCTGTATGTCTCCAATGTCAGAGTACAGTGACTTCACTTTGATAAAACCCAGCAGCACCACTGACTTTAAGGAGGTGATCAGTGTTCTGGATGCGTCTTTACCCGACAGCACCTGGACCTTTGAGAGCCAGCAGGTGAGCTCAAAACAGTAG